One region of Thiomonas intermedia genomic DNA includes:
- a CDS encoding penicillin-binding protein 1A, with product MSTTADTTPAGSTPPSSGRGKRPKRASSSRPLWLQLLLGAVLLGAAALLALVFAVVMLYPRLPALSELTDYRPDLPLRVYSSEGTLIGEFGVQRRTVVPFDKIPLQVREAFLAAEDSQFYEHGAVDWSGVFRAALADLMHGAAVQGASTITMQVARDFYLSPQKTPLRKFTEALMAYKIEHELSKDQILERYLNQVYLGQRAYGVAAASQVYYGKPLDQLSLAQMAVLAGLPKAPSAFNPQTNIKAALIRQHYVLGRMLALGDITRADYDAAMQAPLDVVAGQGLLRYKVDADYAAEQVREVMVARFGESAYTDGYKVYTTLHDRDQVAGVDAVRAGVLAYDQRHGWRGPQAQIALPAHDADALSVAAQALKTYDAAGSLHPAVVLHASSKLVEAVLASGNTVELSGDALRFAAAGLSPKATDKQRIDRGAVVWLQKLAKGWRLAQMPDVQSALVSVDPKDGAVRAWVGGFDYDHEKFDHVNQAFRQPGSSFKPFIYSAAVDEGLAPTTLIDDSPITINPGPGQPLWTPHNYDNEQLGAVSASLALAHSDNVCAVKVLLAVGIPYARQFASRFGLPLDQIPPYPTMVLGAGSFTPLQMATAYAVFANGGSLVQPYLIKRVIDAHGAEVYAHKPEIAGQNAPRIISAANAFLTTQMMQAVIQHGTGGAALSLGRVDLAGKTGTSQNFHDAWFDGFNPDLVAVTWMGYNNQRDLYRGEQGAKAALPIWMDYMRTALQGKPDAPWPVPQGVIMAQVNPATGFASGSPSAVSGYFLQNFPPQAIDAQIPLSATASAPAGAVSTGSGGALVGPGGVPVGTSTVSVRGQGPGTHPAAVAQPVQNPPSLQPGAILPSLGGNH from the coding sequence ATGAGTACCACTGCTGACACCACGCCCGCGGGCTCGACCCCACCGTCCTCGGGCCGCGGCAAGCGGCCCAAGCGCGCATCTTCTTCCCGCCCTCTCTGGCTGCAACTTCTGCTGGGGGCTGTGCTGCTGGGGGCGGCCGCATTGCTGGCGCTGGTGTTTGCGGTGGTCATGCTCTATCCGCGCTTGCCCGCGTTGAGCGAACTCACCGACTACCGTCCAGATCTGCCGCTTCGGGTGTATTCCAGCGAGGGCACGCTGATTGGCGAGTTCGGCGTGCAGCGCCGCACCGTCGTGCCTTTCGACAAGATTCCCCTGCAGGTGCGCGAGGCCTTTCTCGCCGCGGAAGACTCGCAGTTCTACGAGCACGGCGCGGTCGACTGGTCCGGCGTGTTCCGGGCCGCGCTGGCCGATCTGATGCACGGTGCCGCCGTGCAGGGCGCCTCGACCATTACCATGCAGGTGGCGCGCGACTTCTATCTCAGCCCGCAAAAGACCCCGCTGCGCAAGTTCACCGAAGCGCTGATGGCTTACAAGATCGAGCATGAGCTGAGCAAGGACCAGATCCTCGAACGCTATCTGAATCAGGTCTATCTCGGCCAGCGCGCCTATGGTGTGGCCGCCGCCTCGCAGGTGTATTACGGCAAGCCGCTCGACCAGCTCAGCCTGGCGCAGATGGCCGTGCTCGCGGGATTGCCCAAGGCGCCTTCGGCCTTCAACCCCCAGACCAATATCAAGGCGGCGCTGATACGCCAGCATTACGTGCTCGGCCGCATGCTGGCGCTGGGCGACATCACCCGCGCCGACTACGACGCCGCCATGCAGGCGCCGCTCGACGTGGTGGCCGGACAGGGGCTGCTGCGCTACAAGGTGGATGCCGACTACGCCGCCGAACAGGTGCGCGAGGTCATGGTGGCGCGGTTCGGCGAATCGGCCTACACCGACGGCTACAAGGTCTACACCACCTTGCACGACCGCGATCAGGTTGCTGGCGTGGACGCCGTGCGTGCCGGGGTGCTGGCCTACGATCAGCGCCACGGGTGGCGCGGTCCGCAGGCGCAGATCGCGCTGCCGGCCCACGATGCCGATGCCCTGTCGGTGGCGGCCCAGGCGCTCAAGACCTATGACGCGGCCGGCAGCCTGCATCCGGCCGTGGTGCTGCATGCCAGTTCCAAGCTGGTCGAGGCGGTGCTGGCCTCGGGCAATACGGTGGAACTCAGCGGCGACGCCCTGCGCTTCGCAGCGGCGGGCCTGTCGCCGAAGGCCACCGACAAACAGCGCATCGATCGCGGCGCCGTGGTCTGGCTGCAGAAGCTGGCCAAGGGCTGGCGCCTGGCCCAGATGCCCGATGTGCAGTCGGCCCTGGTGTCGGTCGATCCGAAGGACGGCGCGGTGCGCGCCTGGGTGGGCGGCTTCGACTACGACCATGAGAAGTTCGACCATGTGAATCAGGCCTTCCGACAGCCGGGTTCGAGCTTCAAGCCTTTCATCTATTCGGCCGCGGTCGATGAGGGCCTGGCGCCCACGACCCTCATCGACGACTCCCCGATCACCATCAATCCCGGTCCGGGACAACCGCTGTGGACCCCGCACAACTACGACAACGAGCAGCTCGGCGCCGTCTCCGCCTCGCTGGCGCTGGCGCATTCCGACAATGTGTGCGCGGTCAAGGTGCTGCTGGCTGTGGGCATCCCCTACGCGCGCCAGTTCGCCTCGCGCTTCGGTCTGCCGCTCGACCAGATTCCGCCCTATCCCACCATGGTGCTGGGCGCTGGCAGCTTCACGCCCCTGCAGATGGCCACGGCCTACGCCGTGTTCGCTAACGGCGGCTCGCTGGTGCAGCCCTATCTGATCAAGCGCGTCATCGACGCCCACGGCGCCGAGGTCTATGCCCACAAGCCGGAGATCGCGGGGCAGAACGCGCCACGCATCATCAGCGCGGCCAACGCCTTCCTGACGACCCAGATGATGCAGGCGGTGATCCAGCATGGCACCGGAGGCGCGGCGCTGTCGCTCGGCCGTGTCGATCTGGCGGGCAAGACCGGCACCTCGCAGAACTTCCACGACGCCTGGTTCGATGGCTTCAACCCCGACCTCGTGGCCGTCACCTGGATGGGCTACAACAACCAGCGCGACCTGTACCGCGGCGAACAGGGCGCCAAGGCGGCCCTGCCGATCTGGATGGACTACATGCGTACCGCGCTGCAGGGCAAGCCCGATGCGCCCTGGCCAGTGCCGCAGGGCGTCATCATGGCGCAGGTCAACCCGGCCACGGGCTTCGCCTCGGGCTCTCCCAGTGCGGTGAGCGGCTATTTCCTGCAGAACTTCCCGCCGCAGGCCATCGACGCGCAGATCCCGCTGTCGGCCACGGCGTCGGCGCCCGCAGGGGCCGTGAGCACCGGCAGCGGCGGTGCGCTGGTCGGGCCGGGCGGGGTGCCGGTGGGGACCTCCACCGTCAGTGTGCGCGGTCAGGGGCCGGGCACCCATCCGGCCGCCGTCGCGCAACCGGTGCAGAACCCGCCGTCCTTGCAGCCGGGCGCCATCCTGCCCTCGCTGGGCGGCAATCACTGA
- the glyQ gene encoding glycine--tRNA ligase subunit alpha: MRSFQDLILTLQTYWARQGCALLQPYDMEVGAGTSHTATFLRALGPEPWKAAYVQPSRRPKDGRYGDNPNRLQHYYQFQVVLKPAPGNILDLYLGSLEALGFDLKTNDIRFVEDDWENPTLGAWGLGWEVWLNGMEVTQFTYFQQVGGIDCKPLTGEITYGLERLAMYLQGVQSVYDLVWTDTEVAQQKMRLKYGDVFHQNEVEQSTYNFEHSDVDFLLTAFAAHEKQAKHLMAAQLALPAYEQVLKCAHSFNLLDARGAISVTERAAYIGRIRNLARGVAQEYLDSRARLGFPLAPKDWADEVSAQLAQKKAA; this comes from the coding sequence ATGCGCTCCTTTCAAGACCTCATTCTCACGCTGCAAACCTATTGGGCCCGTCAGGGCTGCGCCCTTCTTCAGCCCTACGACATGGAAGTCGGCGCCGGCACCAGCCACACCGCCACCTTTCTGCGCGCCCTCGGCCCCGAGCCGTGGAAGGCCGCTTATGTCCAGCCCAGCCGCCGCCCGAAGGACGGCCGCTACGGTGACAACCCCAACCGGCTCCAGCATTACTACCAGTTCCAGGTCGTGCTCAAACCCGCGCCCGGGAACATCCTCGATCTTTATCTGGGCAGTCTGGAAGCGCTGGGTTTCGACCTGAAGACCAACGACATCCGCTTTGTCGAGGACGACTGGGAGAACCCCACGCTCGGCGCCTGGGGCCTGGGCTGGGAAGTCTGGCTCAACGGCATGGAAGTCACCCAGTTCACCTATTTCCAGCAGGTCGGCGGCATCGACTGCAAGCCGCTCACCGGCGAGATCACCTACGGTCTGGAGCGCCTGGCCATGTACCTGCAGGGCGTGCAGAGCGTGTACGACCTGGTGTGGACCGACACCGAGGTCGCCCAACAAAAAATGCGGCTCAAATACGGCGACGTGTTCCACCAGAATGAAGTCGAGCAGAGCACCTACAACTTCGAGCACAGCGATGTGGACTTTCTGCTCACAGCCTTTGCCGCGCACGAAAAGCAGGCCAAGCATTTGATGGCCGCGCAACTCGCGCTGCCCGCCTACGAGCAGGTGCTCAAGTGCGCCCACAGCTTCAACCTGCTCGACGCCCGGGGGGCGATCTCCGTCACCGAGCGCGCCGCCTACATCGGTCGCATCCGCAATCTCGCGCGCGGGGTGGCGCAGGAATACCTCGACAGCCGCGCCCGCCTGGGCTTCCCGCTGGCACCGAAAGACTGGGCCGACGAAGTCTCTGCCCAACTCGCCCAGAAGAAAGCCGCCTGA
- the glyS gene encoding glycine--tRNA ligase subunit beta — protein MNTQNLLVELFVEELPPKALPVLGESFARTLAASLQAQGLAAADGAVTPYASPRRLAAHLTAVAARAADKAVAQKLMPVAVGLDADGKPTPALLKKLGALGLDADAAPRLRREGEGKAETLFIDTVAPGASLAEGLQRALAEAIAKLPIPKVMAYQLADGWTTVKFVRPAHGLVALHGADLVPVQALGLAAGRQTHGHRFEAQYDPIHVSHADAYADTLREQGAVIASFDARRAEIAAQLQAAAATAGDGLRPIDAAALLDEVTALVERPNVLLCEFDPAFLAVPQECLILTMKANQKYFPLLDAAGKLTHRFLVVSNISPADPSAVVQGNERVVRPRLADAQFFFEQDRKKRLEDRVPGLDKVVYHARLGSLGERMRRVQTMASIIAAQIPPSFPVGLAERAALLAKTDLLTDMVGEFPELQGIMGRYYAVHDGEDPLVAEAIEDHYKPRFSGDELPRSDVGFALALADKTETLVGLFGIGERPTGDKDPFALRRHALGILRMLMERGTGIELSRFLRDAVPVFGPVAGFADPSADVQTFLYDRLANLMREQGWTAQEVDAVLAQGPEILAEVPRRLEAVRAFDALPEATALAAANKRVGNILRKSEGVKDGSGFDAELLVEPAEIALSQALDAVAPQAQQLYAAGDYTAALKALAALKIPVDTFFEQVMVNAEDPALRANRLALLARLQRAMNQVADLSRLAT, from the coding sequence ATGAACACACAGAATCTGCTTGTCGAACTCTTCGTCGAAGAACTGCCGCCCAAGGCCCTGCCCGTGCTGGGCGAGTCCTTTGCCCGCACCCTGGCCGCGAGCCTGCAGGCCCAGGGCCTAGCCGCAGCCGATGGCGCGGTCACGCCCTATGCCAGTCCGCGCCGATTGGCGGCTCATCTGACCGCCGTCGCCGCCAGGGCGGCCGACAAGGCCGTGGCGCAGAAGCTCATGCCCGTGGCCGTGGGGCTGGATGCCGACGGCAAGCCCACCCCGGCCTTGCTGAAGAAGCTCGGCGCCCTGGGGCTGGATGCCGACGCCGCCCCTCGCCTGCGACGCGAAGGCGAGGGCAAGGCCGAAACCCTGTTCATCGACACCGTGGCGCCCGGCGCCTCGCTGGCCGAGGGCCTGCAGAGGGCGCTGGCCGAGGCCATCGCCAAGCTGCCCATTCCGAAGGTCATGGCCTACCAACTGGCCGACGGCTGGACCACGGTGAAGTTCGTGCGGCCCGCGCATGGTCTGGTGGCCCTGCATGGCGCCGACCTCGTGCCGGTGCAGGCGCTGGGGCTCGCCGCAGGACGGCAGACCCACGGCCATCGCTTCGAGGCTCAGTACGACCCCATTCACGTGTCGCACGCCGATGCCTATGCCGACACCCTGCGCGAGCAAGGCGCCGTGATCGCCAGTTTCGACGCGCGGCGCGCCGAGATTGCCGCGCAGCTGCAGGCGGCTGCCGCGACTGCGGGAGATGGACTGCGCCCCATCGACGCCGCCGCGCTGCTCGACGAAGTCACCGCCCTGGTCGAACGCCCGAACGTGCTGCTGTGCGAGTTCGATCCCGCCTTCCTCGCCGTGCCGCAGGAATGCCTCATTCTCACGATGAAGGCCAACCAGAAATACTTTCCCCTGCTCGACGCGGCGGGCAAGCTGACTCACCGGTTCCTGGTGGTCAGCAATATCTCGCCGGCCGACCCCAGCGCGGTCGTCCAAGGCAACGAGCGCGTGGTGCGTCCGCGCCTGGCCGACGCGCAGTTCTTCTTCGAGCAGGACCGCAAGAAGCGTCTGGAAGACCGCGTGCCGGGACTCGACAAGGTCGTCTACCACGCCAGGCTGGGCTCGCTGGGCGAGCGCATGCGGCGGGTGCAGACGATGGCGAGCATCATCGCCGCGCAGATTCCACCGTCGTTTCCGGTCGGCCTCGCCGAGCGTGCTGCGCTGCTGGCCAAGACCGATCTGCTGACCGACATGGTCGGCGAGTTTCCCGAACTGCAGGGCATCATGGGGCGTTACTACGCCGTGCACGATGGCGAAGATCCGTTGGTGGCCGAGGCCATCGAAGACCATTACAAGCCGCGTTTCTCCGGCGACGAACTGCCGCGCAGCGACGTGGGTTTCGCGTTGGCGCTGGCCGACAAGACCGAAACCCTGGTGGGCCTGTTCGGCATCGGCGAACGCCCGACAGGCGACAAGGACCCGTTCGCGCTGCGCCGCCATGCGCTGGGCATCCTCCGCATGTTGATGGAGCGCGGCACGGGCATCGAGCTGTCGCGCTTTCTGCGCGATGCGGTGCCGGTGTTCGGACCAGTGGCCGGGTTCGCCGACCCCAGCGCCGATGTGCAGACCTTTCTCTACGACCGTCTCGCCAACCTGATGCGCGAGCAGGGCTGGACGGCGCAGGAAGTCGATGCGGTGCTGGCGCAGGGGCCCGAGATCCTGGCCGAGGTGCCGCGCCGCCTGGAGGCGGTGCGAGCCTTCGACGCCTTGCCCGAAGCCACCGCACTGGCCGCGGCCAACAAGCGGGTGGGCAATATTCTGCGCAAATCCGAGGGTGTGAAGGACGGCAGCGGTTTCGACGCAGAGCTGCTGGTCGAGCCCGCCGAAATCGCCTTGTCGCAAGCCTTGGACGCCGTGGCGCCTCAGGCGCAGCAGCTCTATGCCGCAGGCGACTACACCGCCGCGCTCAAGGCGCTGGCCGCGCTGAAAATCCCGGTGGATACCTTCTTCGAGCAGGTGATGGTCAACGCCGAAGACCCCGCGCTGCGCGCCAACCGCCTGGCCCTGCTGGCGCGGCTGCAGCGCGCGATGAACCAGGTCGCCGATCTGTCGCGTCTCGCGACTTGA
- the gmhB gene encoding D-glycero-beta-D-manno-heptose 1,7-bisphosphate 7-phosphatase, with translation MKLLILDRDGVINEDSDDFIKSPDEWVPIPGSLEAIARLNHEGWHVVVASNQSGIGRGLFDMTTLNAIHRKMHKALAAVGGRIDAVFFCPHAPEDHCSCRKPKPGLFHDIARRFELENLDGVPSVGDSVRDLQAAQPLGCGLNLVRTGKGERIADLGNLPAGTRVHDDLAAFADGLMLQTRTSEKA, from the coding sequence ATGAAACTGCTCATCCTCGACCGCGACGGCGTCATCAACGAAGACAGCGACGACTTCATCAAGTCGCCCGACGAGTGGGTGCCCATTCCCGGCAGCCTGGAGGCGATCGCACGGCTGAACCACGAGGGCTGGCATGTGGTGGTGGCGAGCAATCAGTCGGGCATCGGCCGGGGCCTGTTCGACATGACCACGCTCAACGCCATCCACCGCAAGATGCACAAGGCGCTGGCCGCTGTGGGGGGGCGCATCGATGCCGTGTTTTTCTGCCCGCATGCGCCGGAAGATCATTGCAGCTGCCGCAAACCCAAGCCCGGTCTGTTCCACGACATTGCCCGGCGCTTTGAACTCGAAAACCTCGACGGCGTGCCGTCTGTGGGCGACAGTGTGCGCGACCTTCAGGCCGCGCAGCCGCTGGGCTGCGGCCTGAATCTGGTGCGCACCGGCAAGGGCGAGCGCATCGCCGACCTGGGCAATCTGCCTGCGGGCACGCGGGTGCACGACGATCTGGCCGCGTTCGCCGACGGGCTGATGCTGCAGACCCGGACGTCCGAGAAGGCCTGA
- a CDS encoding lysophospholipid acyltransferase family protein: MRFLRSLLYMIWLIVTVVPYAVLVVTLSLVLRGTRLYRFTLGWVHLSVWGARHLCGIRSRITGMENLPDGPVILLAKHQSAWETLAFPLIMPRPLAYVFKRELLYVPFFGWALGRLDMVHIDRSKRAEAFRRVERQGKRILEQGNWIIMFPEGTRTARGMKGEYRSGGARLAIATGAWVVPIAVTSARCWPRQAFIKTPGVVDVSIGKPLSPEGRQPAELMAEVEQWIEAEMRRLDPQAYAHASH, from the coding sequence ATGCGCTTCCTCCGCTCCCTGCTCTACATGATCTGGCTGATCGTCACCGTGGTGCCTTACGCGGTGCTGGTGGTGACGCTGTCGCTGGTGCTGCGCGGCACGCGGCTGTACCGCTTCACGCTGGGATGGGTGCATCTGTCGGTGTGGGGTGCGCGCCATCTCTGCGGCATTCGCAGCCGCATCACGGGCATGGAGAATCTGCCCGACGGCCCGGTCATCCTGCTGGCCAAGCACCAGTCGGCCTGGGAGACCCTGGCTTTCCCGCTGATCATGCCGCGTCCGCTGGCCTATGTGTTCAAGCGCGAGCTGCTCTACGTGCCCTTCTTCGGCTGGGCCTTGGGCCGTCTGGACATGGTGCATATCGATCGCAGCAAGCGTGCCGAAGCTTTCCGCCGCGTGGAGCGCCAGGGCAAGCGCATTCTCGAACAGGGCAACTGGATCATCATGTTCCCGGAAGGCACCCGGACCGCGCGCGGCATGAAGGGTGAATACAGATCGGGCGGTGCGCGGCTGGCTATCGCCACCGGTGCGTGGGTGGTGCCCATCGCCGTGACGTCGGCGCGGTGCTGGCCACGGCAGGCGTTCATCAAGACGCCGGGCGTAGTCGATGTCTCCATCGGCAAGCCCTTATCGCCCGAAGGTCGTCAGCCGGCCGAGCTGATGGCCGAAGTCGAGCAATGGATCGAGGCCGAGATGCGCCGTCTCGACCCGCAGGCCTACGCGCATGCCTCGCACTGA